Within the Planctomycetota bacterium genome, the region GGCGAAGTCGCACCACTTGCTGTTGAAGCTGCTAATCTGTCCAGTCTTGCATCGCGACCTGGACCTGGCCGCCCAGCAGCTGCGCGAATCGTTGGGTCGCCGTCAAATGCAAATCAGCGAAGAAATCCGCGGCGCGGTCGAACTGTATCAAGGCGCTCAGTCGCAAGTGGTCTTCGCCGTTCAAGCCGAGCAACAAGCGGCCCGGCACGCCAGCATTGCCGACGAGCAACAAAAGATCGATCGCGCGACATTCGGCGATGTGGACCAGGCGCGGCTCAAGCACTTGGAATCGCGTGCCAAAGTCGTCGAAGCGGTGGCTGGCGCCATCAAGGCGCTGGTGCAAGTCAAGCAATCGACCGGCGTGCTGGGCTGTGAGGTGTTGTTCCCCGCGGCCGAATCGGTCGAAGCCGGCCAGGGGCAGCCGAGCGCCGAAGCGCCGCTCCCGGACGTTTCGATGAACGTCCAGGATTGGCCCCTGCCGCCTCCGCCAACCACCGAGCACGAAACGGCCACTTCGACGAGCGACCAAGAATCGAAATCGCAACCAGCGGCCGATGCCCAGGCCGCCACTGACGACAAGCCGGCCGAGTTGATGACGCGGCGGGTCTTCTTTAGCGATCGGATGATGCGCTAGGGGCTGTGCGCCCTTCGACCGCGCGGCGACGCCTCTACGAGCGTTGAAAGAGCGTGTTCCGCAATTCGTCCTGAAATGTTTTGCTCTGGTCGATCACGGCGCGGAAATCTTCCTTGCCCAGCACGTAAAACTCCGACTCTTCCAGCGTGCGAACCGTGGCGTTGCGGGGCTCGTTCTTCAATAGCGCCGCCTCGCCAAAGAAATCGCGCGGCCCCAGGACGGCCACCTGGCGTCGCACGCCATCGCGCTCGACAATCACCTCGGCCTGGCCGGTGTGAATGACGTAGAACTTGTCGCCGGGGTCTCCCTGGCGGACGATGTCGGCGCCGGCGGGTTGTTTTTCGGTGGTGATCTTCTCGGCCACCGAGACGAGCGTGGAGGGGGTCAAGGTTTTGAACAGCGGACAATTGCGGAGGAAGTCACAGATTTGCGCCGCCGCACGCACGTGGATATCCGAGACGATATGCCCGTCAACCATATTCACAATCCGATCGGCCACGTCGATCACGCGGCTGTCGTGCGTGACCATCAGGATGGTCGTCCCTTGTTCCATGGCAAATCGTCGCAGCAGCTCAACCACGTCGCGTCCTGACTGCTTGTCGAGAGCCGCCGTCGGTTCATCGGCCAGGATGATCCGCGGCCGGGCCACCAGCGCGCGGGCAATGGCCACGCGCTGCCGCTGGCCCCCCGAGAGATTCTGGGGCTTGTAGTTCAGCCGGTGCGAAAGCCCCAGGGCGCCAAGCATCTCCTCGGCCAGCGCGTTCATCTCGGCGCGCGTGCCGCGGTGCAGCTCGAGTGCCATTCGCACATTCTCGACCGCGGTCAACGAGGGGAACAGGTTGTGCGCCTGGAAGATAAAGCCGATCTGCCGGCGCATGACGATCAGTTCCTCGCGCGACATGCCGTGCATTTCCTCGTCGAGCACGCGCAAGCTGCCGCGCTGCGTGCTGCGCAAGCCGCCGATCAGCGTCAGCAGCGTGGTCTTACCGCTCCCCGATGGGCCGGTCATGATCACCAACTCGCCCCGGCGAATCTCGAGGTGATTATCGAACAGCACCTGCTTGGCTAATTCGCCCTGGCCATAGAAGTGACACAGGCCGTGGACCGAAACGGCCTGTGGCTCGTCCGCGCCAATCATGGCGGAGAGCTGTGACACGGCCGAATGACTGTGGCTGTCGGTGATGCTCATTTGAACAACTCGGCGGGGTCGGCTGACATCAAGCGTCGCAGGGCAAACAGTGACGACACCACGCACATTACCGCGGTCAGCGTGAACACACCGGCGGCCTTGCCCAAG harbors:
- a CDS encoding ATP-binding cassette domain-containing protein, whose amino-acid sequence is MSITDSHSHSAVSQLSAMIGADEPQAVSVHGLCHFYGQGELAKQVLFDNHLEIRRGELVIMTGPSGSGKTTLLTLIGGLRSTQRGSLRVLDEEMHGMSREELIVMRRQIGFIFQAHNLFPSLTAVENVRMALELHRGTRAEMNALAEEMLGALGLSHRLNYKPQNLSGGQRQRVAIARALVARPRIILADEPTAALDKQSGRDVVELLRRFAMEQGTTILMVTHDSRVIDVADRIVNMVDGHIVSDIHVRAAAQICDFLRNCPLFKTLTPSTLVSVAEKITTEKQPAGADIVRQGDPGDKFYVIHTGQAEVIVERDGVRRQVAVLGPRDFFGEAALLKNEPRNATVRTLEESEFYVLGKEDFRAVIDQSKTFQDELRNTLFQRS